The Bacillus marinisedimentorum DNA segment GGATTGAAAAAGTGCATGGCGATCACTTTTTCTTCCCTTTTCGTGAAGGATGCGATTTCCGTCGGGCTCATGGTAGATGTGTTCGTTGCAAAATAACAGTGCGACGGTGCGAAGCGGTCGATTTCCTGGAACACCGATTTTTTGATCTCGATGTTTTCCGGGACCGCTTCAATGATCAGGTCGGCATCTGCAGCTGCCTGCGCAAGATCCGTTGTATAGTGCAGCCTGTTTTTCGCTGCTTGCATTTCAGCTTCAGTCAGCTTGCCGCGGCGGATGCCTTTTGAAAAAATCGAAGAAATCTCTTCTCGTGCATCATCCAGCCTTTCGTCATCGATGTCATACAGTTTTACGCTGAAACCGCCGGCAGCACTGACATACGCGATGCCGCGCCCCATTACGCCTGAACCGATGACAACCAAATTGTCCGCCATTTCTGACTCCCCCTTCCTTTAGCCATTGCGCCGGCCCCCTATTAGAGGCCGGCCTGGTTTGTACGTTTATTCGACGCCGAGCGGATTGAGCGGACGGCTGCCGTAATAAGAAATGACGCTCTTTTCTTCTGTATAAAGGTCAAGCGTCTCAGCACTGAGCTCACGTCCGAAACCGGACTGCTTGTATCCGCCGAATGGTGTGCCCGGGAAGGCGGAGAACGGGCAATTCACCATGACAATGCCGGCCTGAATCTGGTTGGCGACGCGTGTCGCTTTGCCCTGGTCTTTTGTCCAAATGGCAGAACCGAGACCGTATTTTGAGTCATTTGCCAGGCCGATCACTTCTTTTTCATCTTTGAACTTCATGACGACAACGACAGGCCCGAATATCTCTTCTTTTACGACTTCCATATCATGATTCACATCGGTAATGATGGTCGGTGCGTACCAGTGGCCATTTTCATATCCTTCAACCTTCATTTCTTCGCCACCCGTGACAACAGTCGCCCCGTCCTCGATTGCCGACTTCACAAAGCCGTGGATTGTTTCCAGCTGGCTCCGGTCAATGATCGCACCCATGTGCGTGCCTTTATCAAACGGGTCGCCAAGGACGAGCCGCTTCGTTTTGGCAGTGAACTTTTCCATGAACTCATCATAAATATCCTCGTGGACATAAAGGCGGGACCGTGCTTCGCAGGATTGTCCGGAATTGTAGAAAATACCGAAAAGCGATCCATCGACGGCAGCATCCACATCGGCATCTTCAAATACGATGTTCGGGGATTTGCCGCCAAGCTCCAGCGTCACTCTCTTCAGCGTTTGCGAAGCTTTTTCCATGATATCTTTGCCGACAGGAGTTGAACCTGTGAACGCCACTTTGTCGACGCCTTCATGCTTCACGAGATGATCGCCGACAGTGGAACCCGGCCCAGGCACTACGTTCACTACCCCTTCCGGAACTCCCGCTTCGTGGCAAATTTCAGCCATGACAATGGCGGTGAGCGGCGTCAGGCTGGCCGGTTTCACAACGACCGAACAACCGGCCGCAATCGCAGGGGCGATTTTCCAGGCTGCCATCATCATCGGGTAATTCCACGGAATGATTTGCGCGCATACGCCGACCGGTTCATTCATCGTATAGTTGAAAAATCCGCCCGGCACATTGTTCACTTTGCCGCGGTGGCTGACGATGGCACCGGCATAAAATTCGAAGTCCTCAATGGCCTGCATGACCTGGCCCTGGGCGGCGGCGATCGTTTTGCCGCTGTTCAGCACCTCCAGCTCAACCAGTTCCTTGAAGCGGGACCGCATAATCGAAGCGATCTTGTTCATCACGCGCGCCCGCTTTCCGGCCGGATACCGCTTCCATTTGCCTTTATCAAACGCCTGCCGTGCCGCCTGGACGGCAGCATCCGCATCTTCAACAGACCCTTTTGCGACTTCGGCAAGCGCAGCGCCAGTTGCCGGGTTATATGTAGTGAACGTTTCGTTGGAACTGCTTTCCACCCGTTCACCGTTAATGATCAGATGATAAAAATCCCGTTTCATGTCCAGCGGTTCCATTTTTTGTTCTTTTACCGTTGCCATTCATCCCACTCCTTTTGAAAATTATTGGCCCTGAAAGGCCGGTTTCCGTTTTCCGAGAAAAGAGGCGACACCTTCCCTATGGTCTGCTGATTGGCCGGCAATTCTCTGGGCGTATGCCTCTTTTTCAAGCATGCCGTCAAGGTCCGTCTCCCAGCTTTCCTGGAGATATCGTTTGATGAGGCCGATCGCTTTTGTCGGCATCTCCGCAAGCTTATCGGCGAACAATGCCGTCTCTTGCTCGAACGTTTCCGGCGCGATCACTTTGGTCGCAAGCCCGATTTCCTTCGCTTCCTGTGCGGATATTTTTTCGCCGAGAACGGCAAGCTCCAGCGCTTTCGCATGGCCGACAAGCCGCGGCAAATAATATAAATTGCCTGAATCCGGCACAAGGCCGACGTGAATGAACGCTTCCATGAAACTCGCCTTTTCCGACAGCAGCCGGAAATCGCAGGCAAGGGCAAGGCTCATCCCAGCACCTGCTGCCGTGCCGTTGACGGCGGCGACAACCGGCTTTTCGCACTCGGAAAGCGCCAATATCATCGGCCGGTAGTTGCTGCGGATGACTTCGGCATGGTCCATATCATCCGTCACTTCGGCAAGGTCCTGGCCCGCACAAAAGGCCCGGCCCGCTCCTGTGATGACAAGGCAGCGGACACCCTGGTCCCGGGACGCTTTTTTGACCGCCGCGGTAACCTCTTTATTCATTTGGGCTGTAAAAGCATTCAGCTTGTCGGGACGGTTCAGCGTAATCTCAGCGACGTGTCCTTTCAGCTCGTAACGTATCGTTTCGTACATCCAGCAGCCCCCCTATCGATCCTTGAAATTCGGCTTCCGTTTTTCAGCGAACGCCTTCATGCCTTCCTTCTGGTCTTCTGTCGCAAACAGCATGTAAAAGTTTTTCCGTTCATACTTCATTCCTTCCGCTATCGTGGAATCGACCGCGGCGGCGACGGCTTCTTTGATGAGCCGCAATGACATGAGCGGCTGCCGGGCGAGCTTCTGTGCAAACTTCTTCGTTTCCTCTTCCAGCAATTCAGGAGCGACCAGCCGGTTCACAATCCCGAAGCGCTCCGCTTCTTTCGCTTTCATCGGGTCCCCGCTCCAGAGCCACTCGAGCGCCTTCGCTTTCCCCATATACTTTGTCAGCCACTGGGTGCCGCCCGCTCCGGGCATGACACCGAGCTTGATTTCCGGAAACCCGAACTGCGCGTTTTCGGAAGCGAACCGCAGGTCACAGGCGAGGGCAAGTTCAAACCCGCCGCCAAAAGCAAAGCCGTTAACCGCGGCAATGACCGGTTTTTTGATTTGCAGCAGCCGGTCCCATTCCGCAAACTGGTTCTCCATATCCATCGACACGGCATCTGCAGCAGCCATTTCACAGATATCCGCACCGGCTGCAAACGCCCTGCCGTTACCGGTCAGCACGATGACCTTGACGTTATCATCACGGTCGCAGCTTTCCATCTCGGCAACGATTTCGGAAATAAGCTGGCGATTGAGCGCATTAAGGACATCGGGACGGTTCAGCCTGATCCAGGCGATCCCGTCCTCTTGCTGCGTTTCAATCAGCTCATGCTTTGGCATGCTCAACTTCCTCACCGATCATCAGTGTGACGATGTCACCGGCAAACGACATGGCATCTTTTCCTGAAGCTTTCGCCTCATCGGTCCGGAGCGCTTTTTTCATCGATTCATGATCGTCGTAATACATCTCGCAAAGGAGGTAAAATTCGCTTTCGCCCATTGGGGAACCGACGATTTTTGTCATCTCCATTTTGCGGAGGCCCGGGATTTTTTCCGTCAGCGGCACATGGTGATTGTAGTAGTACTCCTCAAACTTCTCTTTGTCCTTCGGCTGTTTGTACAATGCGATTACTTTTACCATTTTTCATCAACCTTTCTTATTCGTATTTTTTGAAAAGCTTAATTGCCGGTCATGCTCAGATCAGTCATCGGCTTCATCGCTTCAAACGGATTCCGGCACGATTTGCAGTACAGGATGCTGCGGCATGCTGTCGGCCCGAATAGATTCTCGACAGCAGTGTAAGGGGACTCGCAATACGGGCATTCCACCTGCCACATGCCGTCATCAGCCACCTTTTCAGGAGGCGGAGCGATGCCGAATTCCTTCAGGTGTTCGCGGCCTTCCTTTGTGATGCGATCGGATGTCCAGGCGGGATGCTTGATGAAAATGACTTCGGCGTGCTCAATCCCCGCCACACCTTCAGCCGCCGTCTTGACATTGTTGTGGATGATATCAAGAGCAGGGCATCCAAGAAACGTAGGAAGGACGGAAATGCGGACCGAGCTTCCGCTTACTTCCACCTCTTCTATCATCCCGAGATCCAGCACACTGACTGTTGTCATTTCCGGGTCTTTGACGGTTTCCAGCACTTCCATGATGTTCGCTTTCAGACTTTCCATTACTGCACCCGCTTTCTTCGCTAGCATTCTCTTAATCTTGCATTCCGACCTTGCAATCTACCAGCTTAAAGCCGGCCCGGAAGCATAAACTTCGTTCAATTGGGAGAGCGCTGCATCAAGATCAGCGGTATGAATGCCGCTTCTTCCGTCACCTCTTGCAATCCCCGGTTCTCCCGGCAGTGCGATTCCCGTTTTTTCCAGCACATCACTCACAGCATGAAGCCACCGCATTTTCAGGTTTTCTTCACTTTCAATCAGCCCGAATTCGGCCATTTTTTCCGCTTGCGGACCGAGGGTCAGTACACCGCCGAAATCCTTCCACACTTTCTCGACAGCTTCTTTCATGCGGCGCGCCGCTTCGCCTTCACTGCCCGCAAGCTGGATGAACCAGGTTTTCCAGTGCATGATATGATAGTATTGTTCGATGTTGATTTTTAAGGCCGTCTGGGCAAGCGGTTCATAGGACGAATTTTTCAGTGATTCAAGCCGCACTTTTTTCGCAAGATCGTAAAAGAAGTGGCGGACGACCGCAAACGCCCAGTCATACCGCGGTTCTTTCAGGTAGTGCCCGGTGCCGTTCACTTCCTCAAGGATGATGGCATTGCGCCGTTCGGCCGCTTCCCTCCCGTGTGCAAGGGCATCGGCATCTCCTTCGCCGAGCTCTTCCAAAAGCAGATAGTACATGGCCGCATGCCCCATCGTATTCTGGTTGATTGATGAATAGGCGACATCTTCCTCGATATGGGGAGCAAGGCCGAGCCATTCCGAACCCCGGTAAGCAAGAATGAAATCATCATCAGCCAGCTGAAAGAGCAATTCTTTCAGGGCTGCAAGATATTCCTCATGTTGTGCCGCTTCTTTCGGGCTTGTCACCTGCATTTTTCTTCCCCTCCTTCCATGACAGGATTTCTGTTTCATCAAGCATCTGCTGCTCGTAATGGCGCCACTTTTTCTTCAAGTAGCCGTACCCCTTCGTCGTGCGGTAATCTTTGTTGTCAAGGCGCTTCAGCATGTTCCGCTCTTCTTCATTCAGCATCCGGACATCCGATCGCTTCACAACCCATATATCAGCAGCCGGCTCGCGCCTCATGAAGTTTTCCTGGGCCATGACAAGCGCCAGTTCGTGATTCGGTGCAAGCAAGCTGAACTGGTATTGCATCGGGGCGGAATCTGTCCGTTTGCTGAACACTTCAAACTCCTGGTAAAACCCGTCTGCCCTTTTCGCATCCATTTCCACCTGGCAACCTCCTTTCCGATACCGTCAGACGGCCTCCGTTTTTTCTTTCGTGAGCGCTTCCCGCACCCAGGCATTGTTTTCATAGGATAGCCGGCGCAGGCGCAGGCGGTCCTGTGATTTCGGTCCGTTGTTGGAAATGATCTTCTTGAACTCATTCCAATCCGGCTGTTTGTATACCCACTCTTCTTTTTCCTCGTCATTGTGCATCGTTTCATCCGGCAGCCTCAGGCCGAGAGACAGGATGCGCGGCACATATTTCGTGAAAAAGAACTGGCGCAGTTCTTCGTTGGTGTTCTTGCGGATTTTATACCGTATCGTCGTATCGACTTTCGAAGACCCTGTTGTTGACGGGCTCGGCGGCCCAAAGAACATCAGCAGCGCAGGCCACCAGCGGTCGAGTGCCTCCTGCACCATCCGCTTCTGCTCATCGCTTCCTTCAGCAAGCGCCATGATGATCGCTTCGCCGTGCTGGGCATGGAACACTTCCTCCGCACAAATCCGCTGCAGCGCCCGGGCATAAGGGCCGTAAGATGCATTCAGCATATTCGTCTGCGTGATGATGGCCGCACCATCCACAAGCCAGCCGATCAAGCCGGCGTCACCCCATGTCGGGGCAGGCATGTGGAACACATTGTGGAACTTAAGGTCCCCGCTAAACAGATCCTGCATCAAATCTTCACGCGTCTTCCCGTACGGCTTCATCAAATCCTCGGCAACCCTGAGCAGCAGCTGCCCGTGACCCATTTCATCCTGGACTTTTGCCATGATGCCGAGCTTGCGCCGTAACGACGGTGCTTTCGGCACCCATTCCTTTTCTGGCAGCGCCCCCATGATTTCGCTGATTCCGTGCATCGAAATCAGCTTAATGAGCGTATT contains these protein-coding regions:
- a CDS encoding aldehyde dehydrogenase family protein produces the protein MATVKEQKMEPLDMKRDFYHLIINGERVESSSNETFTTYNPATGAALAEVAKGSVEDADAAVQAARQAFDKGKWKRYPAGKRARVMNKIASIMRSRFKELVELEVLNSGKTIAAAQGQVMQAIEDFEFYAGAIVSHRGKVNNVPGGFFNYTMNEPVGVCAQIIPWNYPMMMAAWKIAPAIAAGCSVVVKPASLTPLTAIVMAEICHEAGVPEGVVNVVPGPGSTVGDHLVKHEGVDKVAFTGSTPVGKDIMEKASQTLKRVTLELGGKSPNIVFEDADVDAAVDGSLFGIFYNSGQSCEARSRLYVHEDIYDEFMEKFTAKTKRLVLGDPFDKGTHMGAIIDRSQLETIHGFVKSAIEDGATVVTGGEEMKVEGYENGHWYAPTIITDVNHDMEVVKEEIFGPVVVVMKFKDEKEVIGLANDSKYGLGSAIWTKDQGKATRVANQIQAGIVMVNCPFSAFPGTPFGGYKQSGFGRELSAETLDLYTEEKSVISYYGSRPLNPLGVE
- a CDS encoding enoyl-CoA hydratase-related protein, which codes for MYETIRYELKGHVAEITLNRPDKLNAFTAQMNKEVTAAVKKASRDQGVRCLVITGAGRAFCAGQDLAEVTDDMDHAEVIRSNYRPMILALSECEKPVVAAVNGTAAGAGMSLALACDFRLLSEKASFMEAFIHVGLVPDSGNLYYLPRLVGHAKALELAVLGEKISAQEAKEIGLATKVIAPETFEQETALFADKLAEMPTKAIGLIKRYLQESWETDLDGMLEKEAYAQRIAGQSADHREGVASFLGKRKPAFQGQ
- a CDS encoding enoyl-CoA hydratase/isomerase family protein → MPKHELIETQQEDGIAWIRLNRPDVLNALNRQLISEIVAEMESCDRDDNVKVIVLTGNGRAFAAGADICEMAAADAVSMDMENQFAEWDRLLQIKKPVIAAVNGFAFGGGFELALACDLRFASENAQFGFPEIKLGVMPGAGGTQWLTKYMGKAKALEWLWSGDPMKAKEAERFGIVNRLVAPELLEEETKKFAQKLARQPLMSLRLIKEAVAAAVDSTIAEGMKYERKNFYMLFATEDQKEGMKAFAEKRKPNFKDR
- a CDS encoding EthD family reductase — encoded protein: MVKVIALYKQPKDKEKFEEYYYNHHVPLTEKIPGLRKMEMTKIVGSPMGESEFYLLCEMYYDDHESMKKALRTDEAKASGKDAMSFAGDIVTLMIGEEVEHAKA
- the paaD gene encoding 1,2-phenylacetyl-CoA epoxidase subunit PaaD; translation: MLAKKAGAVMESLKANIMEVLETVKDPEMTTVSVLDLGMIEEVEVSGSSVRISVLPTFLGCPALDIIHNNVKTAAEGVAGIEHAEVIFIKHPAWTSDRITKEGREHLKEFGIAPPPEKVADDGMWQVECPYCESPYTAVENLFGPTACRSILYCKSCRNPFEAMKPMTDLSMTGN
- the paaC gene encoding 1,2-phenylacetyl-CoA epoxidase subunit PaaC, with translation MQVTSPKEAAQHEEYLAALKELLFQLADDDFILAYRGSEWLGLAPHIEEDVAYSSINQNTMGHAAMYYLLLEELGEGDADALAHGREAAERRNAIILEEVNGTGHYLKEPRYDWAFAVVRHFFYDLAKKVRLESLKNSSYEPLAQTALKINIEQYYHIMHWKTWFIQLAGSEGEAARRMKEAVEKVWKDFGGVLTLGPQAEKMAEFGLIESEENLKMRWLHAVSDVLEKTGIALPGEPGIARGDGRSGIHTADLDAALSQLNEVYASGPALSW
- the paaB gene encoding 1,2-phenylacetyl-CoA epoxidase subunit PaaB, whose protein sequence is MDAKRADGFYQEFEVFSKRTDSAPMQYQFSLLAPNHELALVMAQENFMRREPAADIWVVKRSDVRMLNEEERNMLKRLDNKDYRTTKGYGYLKKKWRHYEQQMLDETEILSWKEGKKNAGDKPERSGTT
- the paaA gene encoding 1,2-phenylacetyl-CoA epoxidase subunit PaaA; this encodes MESSLQMMTEEQKHERFMERIEAGEKIEADDWMPEDYRNTLIKLISMHGISEIMGALPEKEWVPKAPSLRRKLGIMAKVQDEMGHGQLLLRVAEDLMKPYGKTREDLMQDLFSGDLKFHNVFHMPAPTWGDAGLIGWLVDGAAIITQTNMLNASYGPYARALQRICAEEVFHAQHGEAIIMALAEGSDEQKRMVQEALDRWWPALLMFFGPPSPSTTGSSKVDTTIRYKIRKNTNEELRQFFFTKYVPRILSLGLRLPDETMHNDEEKEEWVYKQPDWNEFKKIISNNGPKSQDRLRLRRLSYENNAWVREALTKEKTEAV